From one Mangrovibacterium diazotrophicum genomic stretch:
- a CDS encoding DEAD/DEAH box helicase: protein MTFEETGLKPELLSAISEMGFQQPTPIQEKTIPHLLENDNDLVALAQTGTGKTAAFGLPLLHNVDLSNSSVQALVLCPTRELCLQISRDLESFSKYMKGFTNIAVYGGADIGKQIRELRRGGQIVVGTPGRVHDLIRRNVLDVSAIRWLVLDEADEMLTMGFKEEMDAILANTPAIKQTLLFSATMPAEIAEMSGKYLHNPEELSVGRRNQGSDNVEHHYYVVHAKDKYATLKRIADNYPNCYAIVFCRTRMETREVAEKFMADGYNADALHGDLSQAQRDQVMARFRSKNLQMLVATDVAARGLDVNELTHVINYSLPDDPEVYIHRSGRTGRAGKKGISVSILHMRETGKMRQIENVSNKRFQRKQVPGGEEICEVQLMHLIDKVVAVEVDDNRIDPYLEAIKDKFEGLNSDEILKRFVSVEFNRFLEYYRDAPDLNIKERETHGRESRVGRSGDRVKFSRMFINAGKKQNLNASRLLGMINDSLRKKNIEIGKIDIQRKFSFFEIDSRFEGELVKAMSRVSLDGQSVKVDRVTGEGPAGFDRSRGRKRDFSGSNNNNFNRKRQR from the coding sequence ATGACATTTGAAGAAACGGGTTTGAAGCCCGAATTGCTGAGCGCCATTTCAGAAATGGGCTTTCAGCAGCCTACACCTATCCAGGAAAAAACGATTCCTCACCTCTTAGAAAACGACAACGACCTGGTTGCTTTAGCGCAAACCGGTACCGGAAAAACTGCAGCATTTGGCTTGCCTTTGTTGCACAATGTTGATCTAAGCAATAGTTCTGTACAAGCTTTGGTTTTGTGCCCAACTCGTGAGTTGTGTTTGCAAATCTCACGCGATTTGGAAAGCTTTTCAAAGTATATGAAAGGTTTCACCAATATCGCGGTTTACGGTGGTGCCGATATTGGTAAACAAATTCGTGAACTGCGTCGTGGTGGGCAGATTGTTGTCGGTACTCCGGGACGTGTGCACGATTTGATTCGTCGTAACGTGCTTGACGTGAGTGCTATTCGTTGGTTGGTTTTGGACGAAGCTGACGAAATGCTGACCATGGGTTTTAAGGAGGAAATGGATGCGATTTTGGCCAATACACCAGCTATTAAGCAAACACTTCTGTTCTCGGCAACCATGCCTGCAGAGATCGCCGAAATGTCGGGTAAATACCTGCACAATCCGGAGGAACTTTCAGTTGGCCGCCGTAACCAGGGATCGGACAATGTGGAGCACCACTACTATGTGGTTCATGCTAAAGACAAGTATGCAACGCTGAAGCGTATTGCAGATAATTACCCGAACTGTTATGCGATTGTGTTCTGTCGCACGCGGATGGAAACCCGCGAGGTGGCTGAGAAATTTATGGCTGATGGTTACAATGCGGATGCGCTGCACGGCGATTTGTCGCAGGCTCAGCGTGACCAGGTGATGGCTCGTTTCCGCAGTAAAAACTTGCAGATGTTGGTTGCAACCGACGTTGCTGCCCGTGGTTTGGATGTGAACGAGTTGACTCACGTAATTAACTACAGTTTGCCGGATGATCCGGAGGTTTACATTCACCGTAGTGGCCGTACCGGTCGTGCCGGAAAGAAAGGTATCTCGGTTTCTATTTTGCACATGCGCGAAACCGGCAAGATGCGCCAGATCGAAAACGTTTCAAACAAGCGTTTTCAGCGTAAACAGGTGCCGGGAGGTGAAGAAATCTGCGAAGTGCAATTGATGCACCTGATTGATAAAGTGGTGGCAGTTGAGGTTGATGACAACCGCATTGATCCGTATTTGGAGGCAATTAAAGATAAATTCGAAGGTTTGAACAGCGACGAAATCCTGAAACGTTTCGTCTCGGTTGAATTTAACCGATTCCTGGAATATTACCGCGATGCGCCGGATTTGAATATCAAAGAACGGGAAACGCACGGTCGCGAGTCCAGAGTGGGACGTAGCGGCGATCGCGTTAAGTTTTCTCGCATGTTCATCAACGCCGGTAAAAAGCAAAATTTGAATGCTTCTCGTTTGTTGGGAATGATCAATGATAGTCTTCGCAAAAAGAACATTGAAATCGGTAAGATTGACATTCAGCGGAAGTTCTCATTCTTCGAAATCGACAGCCGTTTTGAAGGCGAGTTGGTAAAAGCAATGAGCCGCGTTTCGCTGGACGGTCAAAGTGTAAAAGTTGACCGCGTAACAGGTGAAGGCCCGGCTGGTTTCGACCGTTCAAGAGGCCGCAAACGCGACTTCTCGGGAAGTAACAACAATAACTTCAACCGTAAAAGACAACGATAG
- a CDS encoding DNA-binding protein, translating to MERKITFNELRKIKDSLPDGAIHQIASEFHIEVETVRNYFGGANYDRGRSVGIHVEPGPNGGIVLLDDTQILERAEQLLHEVH from the coding sequence ATGGAGAGAAAAATCACTTTCAACGAGCTTCGTAAAATCAAAGACAGTTTGCCTGACGGAGCAATTCACCAAATCGCGAGTGAATTTCACATTGAAGTAGAAACCGTCAGGAATTATTTTGGAGGTGCGAACTACGATCGGGGACGATCCGTTGGAATACATGTCGAACCAGGGCCTAATGGAGGAATCGTTTTATTAGACGACACACAGATATTAGAGCGAGCAGAACAACTTCTGCATGAAGTACATTAA